A window of the Tunturibacter empetritectus genome harbors these coding sequences:
- the hmgA gene encoding homogentisate 1,2-dioxygenase, translating to MPDLKYSSGFGNEFATEAHPGALPVGQNAPQKAPLGLYTEQLSGSPFTAPRLLNRRTWTYRIRPSVMHKPYERIANGMVRSTPFNEVETTPSQLRWDPLPLPTTPGGVDFIDGLTTLAGNGDLTMHSGVAIHIYSANKSMTDRFFYTADGELLFVPQLGRLLLHTELGILDLTPGEVALIPRGIKFRVELLDPQARGYLLENYGASFRLPELGAIGANGLANSRDFLTPHAAYDDRDNGKFQVVAKFQGNLWATDFDHSPLDVVAWHGNYAPCKYDLARFNCINSVSFDHPDPSIYTVLTSPSEIPGTANVDFAIFPPRWIVAEHTFRPPWFHRNFMNEFMGLVTGEYDAKAEGFVPGGASLHNCMSGHGPDAETFDRASKAELKPVKLDGTLAFMFETRFVCRPTKFAMDTAARQNEYYTCWQTLKKNFKP from the coding sequence ATGCCCGATCTCAAGTACTCCAGCGGCTTCGGAAATGAGTTCGCCACCGAGGCCCATCCCGGCGCCCTTCCCGTCGGCCAGAACGCCCCGCAGAAGGCCCCGCTCGGGCTCTACACCGAGCAGCTCAGCGGCAGCCCCTTCACCGCGCCGCGCCTGCTCAACCGCCGAACCTGGACCTATCGCATCCGCCCCTCCGTCATGCACAAACCCTACGAGCGCATCGCCAACGGCATGGTCCGCTCCACTCCCTTCAACGAGGTCGAAACCACGCCCAGCCAGCTCCGCTGGGACCCGTTACCACTACCCACCACTCCGGGAGGAGTGGATTTCATCGACGGCCTCACCACCCTCGCCGGCAACGGCGACCTCACCATGCATTCCGGCGTCGCCATCCACATCTACTCCGCAAACAAAAGCATGACCGACCGCTTCTTCTACACCGCCGACGGCGAACTACTCTTCGTCCCGCAGCTCGGCCGCCTCCTGCTCCACACCGAACTCGGCATCCTCGACCTCACCCCCGGCGAAGTCGCCCTCATCCCCCGCGGCATCAAGTTCCGCGTGGAATTGCTCGACCCGCAAGCCCGCGGCTACCTCTTAGAAAACTACGGAGCCAGCTTTCGCCTGCCCGAGCTCGGCGCAATCGGCGCTAACGGCCTGGCCAACAGCCGCGACTTCCTCACTCCGCACGCCGCATACGACGACCGAGACAACGGCAAATTCCAGGTAGTCGCAAAGTTCCAGGGCAATCTCTGGGCCACCGACTTCGACCACTCCCCTCTCGACGTCGTCGCCTGGCACGGTAACTACGCCCCCTGCAAGTACGACCTTGCGCGCTTCAACTGCATCAACTCCGTCAGCTTCGATCACCCCGACCCCTCCATCTACACCGTCCTCACCTCGCCTAGCGAGATCCCAGGAACCGCCAACGTAGACTTCGCCATCTTCCCTCCACGCTGGATCGTCGCCGAGCACACCTTCCGCCCACCCTGGTTCCATCGCAACTTCATGAACGAGTTCATGGGCCTCGTCACAGGCGAGTATGACGCCAAGGCCGAAGGCTTCGTCCCCGGCGGAGCCAGCCTGCACAACTGCATGAGCGGGCACGGCCCTGACGCCGAAACCTTCGACCGCGCCAGCAAAGCCGAACTCAAGCCCGTCAAACTAGATGGCACGCTGGCATTCATGTTCGAAACCCGCTTCGTCTGCCGTCCCACTAAGTTCGCGATGGACACCGCAGCCCGCCAAAACGAGTACTACACCTGCTGGCAGACCTTGAAGAAGAACTTCAAACCGTAG
- a CDS encoding NAD-dependent succinate-semialdehyde dehydrogenase yields MAIESINPATGKLLRSFDPLTNEAARQKIALAADAFRTYSLVPLEHRALWMRKLASILEHEIDDLSILITQEMGKPLDAARFEILKCADACRYYAEHAARILAPESIPTEDRYSYVRWDPLGVVLAVMPWNFPLWQVFRFLAPALMAGNVALLKHANNVPQCAIAIESLVRRAGFPRGTFQTLLIDIPQVETVLGDERVAAVTLTGSETAGRAVGAQAGWLIKKSVLELGGSDPFIVMPSADLDAAIETAIRARCVNSGQSCIAAKRFLVADEVYDVFESRFVAGMEAMHVGDPMKDGTDIGPLATARAVDLLEQQVQAAAKAGARILTGGERMLGTGNYFEPTVLTNVPRTSAVYREELFGPVAMLFRVQDINEAIEIANDTPFGLSASAWTRDPAEQQRFISELQCGGVFLNAMVASDPRLPFGGIKRSGYGRELSAAGMREFLNAKTVVISSATTANEPATKPYLVSTADPAQTT; encoded by the coding sequence ATGGCCATCGAGTCCATCAATCCCGCCACCGGCAAGCTGTTGCGCAGCTTCGACCCGCTCACCAACGAAGCCGCGCGCCAGAAGATCGCCCTGGCCGCCGACGCCTTTCGCACCTACTCTCTAGTGCCGCTCGAACACCGTGCCCTGTGGATGCGCAAGCTCGCCTCCATCCTCGAACACGAGATCGACGACCTCTCCATCCTCATCACCCAGGAGATGGGCAAGCCGCTCGACGCCGCCCGCTTCGAGATCCTCAAATGCGCCGACGCCTGCCGTTACTACGCCGAGCACGCCGCACGCATCCTCGCACCGGAGTCCATCCCCACCGAGGATCGCTACAGCTACGTCCGTTGGGACCCGCTCGGCGTCGTCCTCGCTGTCATGCCGTGGAACTTTCCTCTCTGGCAGGTCTTCCGCTTCCTCGCACCCGCGCTGATGGCCGGCAACGTCGCTCTCCTCAAACATGCCAACAACGTCCCGCAGTGCGCGATCGCCATTGAATCCCTGGTCCGTCGCGCCGGCTTTCCCCGAGGCACCTTCCAAACCCTTTTGATCGACATCCCTCAAGTGGAGACCGTCCTGGGCGACGAACGTGTAGCCGCTGTAACGCTCACCGGCAGCGAGACCGCCGGCCGAGCCGTAGGCGCGCAAGCAGGCTGGCTCATCAAAAAATCAGTCCTCGAACTCGGCGGCAGCGATCCCTTTATCGTCATGCCCTCCGCCGATCTCGATGCCGCAATCGAGACCGCAATCCGCGCTCGCTGCGTCAACAGTGGACAATCCTGCATTGCAGCCAAACGCTTCCTCGTCGCCGACGAGGTCTACGACGTCTTCGAATCCCGCTTCGTCGCTGGCATGGAAGCCATGCACGTAGGCGACCCCATGAAGGACGGCACCGACATCGGCCCGCTCGCCACCGCACGAGCCGTCGACCTGCTCGAACAACAAGTCCAGGCCGCCGCCAAGGCCGGAGCACGCATCCTCACCGGCGGCGAACGCATGCTTGGCACCGGCAACTACTTCGAACCCACCGTCCTCACCAACGTTCCACGCACCTCCGCCGTCTATCGCGAAGAACTCTTCGGCCCCGTCGCCATGCTCTTCCGCGTTCAGGACATCAACGAGGCCATCGAGATCGCCAACGACACGCCCTTCGGCCTCAGCGCCTCCGCCTGGACTCGCGACCCCGCCGAACAACAGCGCTTCATCTCCGAGCTGCAGTGCGGCGGCGTCTTCCTCAACGCCATGGTCGCCAGCGATCCGCGCCTTCCCTTCGGCGGCATCAAGCGCTCCGGCTACGGCCGCGAACTCTCCGCCGCAGGCATGCGCGAGTTTCTCAACGCAAAGACCGTTGTCATCTCCTCCGCAACCACGGCCAACGAACCCGCCACCAAGCCATACTTAGTCTCCACCGCCGACCCTGCCCAAACCACCTAG
- a CDS encoding M20 family metallo-hydrolase has translation MAQQIQIDQSRLMSELATLATFTDAEPADNGTAVTRVVFSPDDLHARAWLKELATAEGFDVRDDAVGNLFLRWSGTDPDLPAVATGSHTDAIPHAGMYDGTVGVLGGLEAMRALKRSGLRPRRSIELVMFTSEEPTRFGIGCLGSRLISGTLDPKQADALREANEPADTAQTLAQVRTAAGFTGDLASVRLPPNHYHAWLELHIEQGPLLEREGIPLGIVTSIAAPASYRFTITGLGGHAGALLMPDRRDALCAAAELILSIERHALATHTIDTVATVGTCDVYPGAVNSVPSRVILQLDIRDTDPARRESVMQAVRRDIEELRQRRSVIITEQLINADAPAQSSPHIVELLEEVCAAHDISSKKIVSRAYHDSLFMARIAPIAMIFIPCRNGVSHRPDEYATPADTTLGVQVLASVLAKLASE, from the coding sequence TTGGCACAGCAGATTCAGATCGATCAATCACGGCTGATGAGCGAACTCGCAACCCTCGCCACCTTCACCGACGCCGAGCCCGCAGACAACGGCACCGCAGTCACCCGCGTCGTCTTCTCTCCAGACGATCTCCACGCCCGCGCGTGGCTGAAAGAACTAGCCACCGCCGAAGGCTTCGATGTCCGCGACGACGCCGTAGGCAACCTCTTCCTCCGCTGGTCAGGCACTGATCCCGACTTACCCGCCGTCGCCACCGGCTCCCACACCGACGCTATCCCTCACGCTGGAATGTACGACGGTACCGTCGGCGTCCTCGGCGGCCTAGAAGCCATGCGCGCGCTCAAACGCAGCGGTCTCCGCCCACGCCGCTCCATCGAACTCGTCATGTTCACCTCCGAAGAGCCCACCCGCTTCGGCATCGGCTGTCTCGGCAGCCGCCTCATCTCCGGGACCCTCGATCCCAAACAAGCCGACGCCCTCCGCGAGGCCAACGAGCCAGCCGACACCGCCCAGACCCTAGCACAAGTTCGCACCGCCGCAGGTTTCACCGGCGACCTGGCCTCGGTTAGGCTTCCGCCGAATCACTACCACGCCTGGCTCGAACTCCACATCGAACAAGGCCCCCTGCTCGAACGCGAAGGCATCCCCCTCGGCATCGTCACCAGCATCGCCGCGCCCGCAAGCTATCGCTTCACCATCACCGGCCTCGGCGGCCACGCCGGAGCACTCCTCATGCCCGACCGCAGAGACGCACTCTGCGCCGCGGCCGAGCTCATCCTCTCCATCGAAAGACACGCCCTCGCCACACACACCATCGACACCGTAGCTACCGTCGGCACCTGCGACGTCTATCCCGGCGCGGTCAACAGTGTCCCCAGCCGCGTCATCCTGCAACTCGACATCCGCGACACCGACCCCGCCCGCCGCGAGTCCGTCATGCAAGCCGTCCGCCGCGACATCGAAGAACTCCGCCAGCGACGCAGCGTCATCATCACCGAGCAGCTCATCAACGCCGACGCCCCTGCGCAATCCTCCCCACACATCGTCGAACTCCTCGAAGAGGTCTGCGCCGCCCACGACATCTCCTCCAAAAAGATAGTCAGCCGTGCCTATCACGACTCGCTCTTCATGGCCCGCATCGCGCCCATCGCCATGATCTTCATCCCCTGCCGCAACGGCGTAAGCCACAGACCGGACGAATACGCCACCCCGGCGGATACCACTCTCGGGGTACAGGTGCTTGCCTCGGTTCTTGCTAAACTGGCGTCAGAGTAA
- the allE gene encoding (S)-ureidoglycine aminohydrolase, producing the protein MHNLGRTRSTNQRGHLLHTPDTFVRTVLPGMELATAIVHISPAAGAAFTQYTAELEPGGKLGPTSNQRFLYTLEGTADLATDSTFQTLIPGSFAYLPEDAAHTLTAQQPTRIAIIEKPYEALASVPHPEVLVGHEDKTLSVPLNDDPELQVRSLLPGSPSFDFAVNTMTYQPGAALSMVEVHIMEHGLLMLEGGGIYRLGDSWYPVTAGDFIWMGPFCPQWFGAIGKRPAKYLIYKDWNRHPLA; encoded by the coding sequence ATGCATAATCTGGGACGCACCCGCAGCACCAATCAGCGCGGCCACCTCCTCCACACCCCGGACACCTTCGTCCGCACCGTGCTCCCCGGCATGGAACTCGCTACCGCTATCGTCCACATCTCTCCCGCTGCAGGCGCAGCTTTCACCCAGTACACTGCAGAGCTCGAACCCGGCGGCAAACTTGGCCCCACCTCCAACCAGCGATTCCTCTACACCCTCGAAGGCACAGCCGATCTCGCAACCGACAGCACATTTCAAACACTGATCCCCGGCAGCTTCGCCTACCTCCCCGAAGACGCCGCCCACACCCTCACCGCGCAACAGCCCACGCGGATTGCCATCATCGAAAAACCCTACGAAGCGCTTGCTTCCGTTCCTCACCCAGAGGTCCTCGTAGGCCACGAAGACAAAACCCTCTCCGTCCCCCTCAACGACGACCCCGAACTCCAGGTTCGCAGTCTCCTGCCCGGCTCGCCATCGTTCGACTTCGCCGTCAACACCATGACTTACCAGCCCGGCGCCGCGCTCAGCATGGTCGAAGTCCACATCATGGAACACGGCCTGCTCATGCTCGAAGGCGGCGGCATCTATCGCCTCGGCGACAGCTGGTATCCAGTCACAGCCGGCGACTTCATCTGGATGGGCCCCTTCTGTCCACAGTGGTTCGGAGCCATCGGCAAGCGTCCCGCAAAGTACCTCATCTACAAAGACTGGAACCGGCACCCGTTGGCGTAG
- a CDS encoding allantoate amidohydrolase, with protein sequence MTDTNIDCATRIIARCREIATHTEIPGEITRRFLTHPMHTVHSLLRLWMEAAGMTVHIDAIGNLRGLWLYPVANAPRLIIGSHLDTVPNAGAFDGIFGVILGIALIEELHEHQPPFSIEVIGFSEEEGVRFSKPFLGSLAVVGKLDPETLQRTDQDGISIAEAIRSYGLDPASLPAAVLSRDAFAYLEFHIEQGPILESEGASLGVVEALVGQTRMQLLFEGQANHAGTTPMRLRHDAMAAAAEAIVAVEAYATSHVGLVATVGKLEASPGAGNVIAGRVTTSLDIRHANNQTRHAAVDALTQIAKTAASRRGVTLTLRTEMEQSAVPLDPHLTTMLHTAAAQAGFPSRRMTSGAGHDAMILAPAVPSTMLFLRSPGGLSHHPDEAVLPQDVEAALSTAMEFLALLSDELSDDKTKDSHA encoded by the coding sequence ATGACAGACACAAATATAGATTGCGCCACACGCATCATCGCCCGCTGCCGAGAGATCGCCACCCACACCGAGATCCCCGGCGAGATCACGCGCCGCTTCCTCACCCATCCCATGCACACCGTCCACTCATTGCTGCGCCTGTGGATGGAAGCCGCCGGAATGACAGTGCACATCGACGCCATCGGCAACCTGCGCGGGCTATGGCTCTACCCCGTCGCTAACGCCCCCCGCCTGATCATCGGCTCTCACCTCGACACCGTACCCAACGCCGGAGCCTTCGACGGCATCTTCGGAGTCATCCTTGGCATTGCCCTCATCGAAGAGCTCCACGAGCATCAACCTCCCTTCTCCATCGAAGTCATCGGCTTCTCCGAAGAGGAGGGAGTCCGCTTCAGCAAACCCTTCCTCGGCAGCCTCGCCGTTGTAGGAAAACTCGACCCGGAGACACTGCAGCGCACCGATCAGGATGGCATAAGCATCGCAGAAGCTATACGCAGCTACGGCCTCGATCCCGCAAGCCTTCCCGCAGCAGTCTTATCCCGCGACGCCTTCGCCTATCTCGAGTTTCACATCGAACAGGGCCCCATCCTCGAGAGCGAGGGAGCATCGCTCGGCGTCGTCGAAGCGCTCGTAGGACAGACACGCATGCAACTCCTCTTCGAAGGCCAGGCAAACCACGCCGGAACCACGCCGATGCGCTTGCGACATGACGCAATGGCCGCCGCCGCAGAAGCGATCGTAGCCGTCGAAGCCTACGCCACCTCGCACGTTGGTCTGGTCGCAACCGTCGGCAAGCTTGAGGCCTCACCCGGCGCCGGAAACGTCATTGCCGGCAGAGTAACAACGTCGCTCGACATTCGCCACGCAAACAACCAGACCCGCCACGCTGCAGTCGACGCTCTAACGCAAATCGCAAAGACCGCAGCCTCCAGACGCGGCGTAACCCTCACCCTCCGCACCGAGATGGAGCAGTCCGCCGTCCCGCTCGATCCGCACCTGACAACCATGCTCCACACCGCCGCTGCACAAGCCGGTTTCCCCAGCCGCAGAATGACCAGCGGAGCCGGCCACGATGCGATGATCCTCGCCCCTGCCGTCCCCTCCACCATGCTCTTCCTCCGCAGCCCCGGAGGCCTCAGCCACCATCCCGACGAAGCCGTGCTCCCTCAGGACGTAGAAGCCGCACTCTCAACTGCAATGGAGTTCCTCGCGCTCCTTAGCGATGAGTTGAGCGATGATAAGACCAAGGACAGCCATGCATAA
- the pucL gene encoding factor-independent urate hydroxylase translates to MIELAENRYGKSRIRLMKVTRHAHGQTYTHDLREWTVQVLLKGDFETAHLEGDNSKILPTDTMKNTVYSLARTSKAIAMEDYAKELVDFLLTRNPQVSSASVRVESTMWKRLTVDGEPHPSAFMRGSGELQTTSVERAQAGSFHILSGLDNLVLLKTANSGFEGYIKDSLTTLPETKDRLFGTAVTADWCYTSPNLDFDAVRTEIREAMLRTFANHNSKSVQQTLYAMAESALEAVPQIDEIEITMPNKHCLLVDLSRFNQDNPNEIFVPTDEPHGYIEARVRRRS, encoded by the coding sequence ATGATCGAGCTGGCTGAAAATCGTTACGGAAAATCCCGCATCCGTCTGATGAAGGTCACCCGCCACGCTCATGGCCAGACTTACACTCACGACCTGCGCGAATGGACGGTTCAAGTCTTACTGAAGGGGGATTTCGAAACCGCCCACCTTGAGGGCGACAACAGCAAGATCCTGCCGACTGACACGATGAAGAACACCGTCTACTCGCTCGCGCGAACTTCAAAGGCGATCGCCATGGAGGACTACGCCAAAGAGTTGGTCGACTTCCTCCTGACAAGAAATCCGCAAGTCTCCTCCGCCTCGGTTCGCGTGGAAAGCACGATGTGGAAACGCCTTACCGTAGACGGAGAACCTCATCCCAGCGCCTTCATGCGCGGCAGCGGCGAGCTTCAAACCACCAGCGTAGAACGTGCGCAGGCCGGGAGCTTTCACATCCTCTCCGGCCTCGACAACCTCGTTCTGCTTAAGACCGCAAACTCCGGCTTCGAGGGCTACATCAAAGACTCCCTCACCACCCTGCCCGAGACCAAAGACCGTCTCTTCGGAACCGCTGTCACTGCCGACTGGTGCTACACCTCACCGAACCTGGACTTTGACGCAGTGCGTACAGAGATTCGCGAGGCCATGCTGCGCACCTTCGCCAACCACAACAGCAAATCCGTACAGCAGACTCTCTACGCCATGGCAGAGAGCGCCCTCGAAGCCGTCCCGCAAATCGACGAGATCGAGATCACCATGCCCAACAAGCACTGCCTTCTCGTCGACCTCTCCCGCTTTAACCAGGACAATCCTAACGAGATCTTCGTCCCCACCGACGAGCCTCATGGATACATCGAGGCGCGCGTCCGTCGCAGATCGTGA
- the uraH gene encoding hydroxyisourate hydrolase → MGISIHILDTALGRPATGVPITLARLTDGKWSSLNVATTDADGRCKHLLPATEALQPGNYRVHFETIAYYNRHQLSGLYPYIEVVFTVTEGEQHYHIPLLLTANGYTTYRGS, encoded by the coding sequence ATGGGCATCTCCATACACATTCTCGACACCGCGCTGGGACGGCCGGCCACAGGCGTTCCCATCACCCTCGCTCGCCTTACTGACGGCAAGTGGTCGTCCCTCAACGTAGCGACCACCGACGCCGACGGCCGCTGCAAACATCTCCTTCCCGCAACCGAAGCTCTGCAGCCTGGCAACTATCGCGTTCACTTCGAAACCATCGCTTACTACAACCGGCATCAGCTAAGCGGCCTGTATCCATATATAGAAGTCGTCTTTACAGTCACCGAAGGCGAGCAGCACTACCATATCCCGCTACTCCTGACTGCGAACGGCTACACCACTTACCGAGGAAGCTGA
- the uraD gene encoding 2-oxo-4-hydroxy-4-carboxy-5-ureidoimidazoline decarboxylase: protein MNKVLARWNSLDHATAAREALPCCGSHAWATGLASARPVADESSLIETSAAIWQNLPEQAWQEAFDSHPRIGQNHAQTHATDESLRWSAQEQRALLTDDHTAKLALEAANRLYEQRFGRIFIICAIGKTSAEILTTLQARMQNDAATELHEAAEQQRQITQLRLHHWLESK from the coding sequence ATGAACAAAGTCCTCGCCCGATGGAACTCGCTCGACCACGCCACAGCAGCCCGCGAGGCCCTCCCTTGCTGCGGTTCGCATGCGTGGGCGACTGGGCTGGCCTCGGCGCGCCCCGTCGCAGACGAGTCTTCCCTCATCGAAACCTCCGCCGCCATTTGGCAGAATCTGCCGGAGCAGGCGTGGCAGGAAGCCTTCGACAGCCATCCCCGCATCGGACAAAATCACGCACAAACCCACGCAACCGACGAGTCTCTGCGCTGGTCCGCCCAGGAACAACGCGCATTACTCACCGATGACCACACCGCCAAACTAGCTCTCGAAGCCGCAAATCGCCTCTACGAGCAGCGCTTCGGCAGAATCTTCATCATCTGCGCCATAGGCAAAACATCCGCAGAGATCCTCACCACTCTGCAAGCACGAATGCAAAACGACGCCGCAACCGAGCTGCACGAAGCAGCCGAACAACAACGCCAGATCACACAGCTTCGTCTTCACCACTGGCTGGAGTCAAAGTAA